Sequence from the Streptosporangiales bacterium genome:
CAAGGTGATGGACTTCGGCATCGCCAGGTCGGTGTCCGACGCGCAGGCGACCATGACGCAGACCGCGCAGGTCATCGGCACGGCGCAGTACCTCTCCCCGGAGCAGGCGCGCGGCGAGAAGGTCGACGCGCGCAGCGACCTGTACTCGACCGGCTGCGTGCTGTACGAACTGCTGACCGGCAGCCCGCCGTTCAGCGGCGACTCGCCGGTGTCGGTCGCGTACCAGCACGTGCGGGAGGACCCGACCCCGCCGTCGCACCTCAACCCGGACGTGCCGCCTTCGGTGGACGCGATCGTGCTGAAGGCGCTCGCGAAGAACCCGGACAACCGGTACGCGAACGCCGACGACATGCGCGCGGACCTCGAGCGGGCCCTCGGCGGGCTCCCGGTGCACGCCACGCCGGTGCTCGACAACGACCCGACCGAGTACCTCGGCGGCGCCGCCGGCGCGACGGCCCTGATGGACCCGAGTGACGACCGGCAGCCGGGGCACCGCAGGAAGAAGAAGAGCCGCAGGGCGCTGCTGTTCACGTTGCTGGCGTTCGGCCTGGTGATCGCGCTCATCCTGGGCCTCGCCGCCTGGGGCGCGATGCAGGACGACGAGGGCCCGAGGCGGGTCGCGGTGCCCGACGTGGTCGGTGACGCCGTCGGCGCCGCCACCACCGAGCTCAAACAAGCCGGCTTCAATGTCGAGACCGAGGAGAAGTTCAGCAAGAAGGTCGCGGAGGGCAACGTCATCTCCCAGGCCCCGGACGCGAAGAAGCGGGCCACCAAGGGCAGCACCGTCACCCTGACCGTCTCCAAGGGCGAGAAGCAGGTCAACGTCCCACCACTTGTGGGCAAGACACGTCGCCAAGCGGTCACCGCGCTCGAGGGCGCCGGCCTCGACGTCGGGCAGGTGTCGAAGACGGCGTCGGGGAAGCGGAAGGGCACCGTGCTCAGCTCCGACCCGGCGTCGGGGGAGCAGGTGAGCGCGGGCAGCACGGTCAACCTGGTCGTCTCGTCCGGCACCATCGAGGTGCCCGACGTGGTCGGCGAGAGCGAGGGGCAGGCCAAGGCCGAGCTCACCCAGGGCGGCTTCCGCGTGCGCACCGTCTACCAGACGACCTCGGAGACCGAGGCCGGCGAGGTGATCGCCCAGTCCCCAGAAGGCGGCACCCAAAGCGCGAAGGGCTCCCAGGTGACGATCACCGTCGCGGAGGAACCGGAAGACGAACCTACCGACGAGCCGACGGGCGAGCCGACGCCGAGCGGTGGCTCGTCGCCCAGCTCACCTTGCACGAACCCGCTGGGCTGCGACTGAAGCAGGTCAGCCGGTGGCTGCCGATGCGGTCGGCAGCACCGGCGGCAGCTGCCTGGCCCGGCGGACGGCGTCCGCGTCGCCGCAGGAGATCAGCCAGTTGGCGAGCAGCAGGTGGCCGTGCTCGGTGAGGGCGGACTCCGGGTGGAACTGCACGCCCTCGAGCGGCAGGTCGCGGTGGCGCATGGCCATCACGACCCCGGACTCGGTCTCGCCGGTCACCTCGATCTCGCCGGGCAGCGTGTCGCGTTCGACGGCGAGCGAGTGGTAGCGGGTGGCGGTGAACGGTGACGGCAGCCCGCCGAGCACCCCCTGGCTCTCGTGGTGCACCTGGCTGACCTTGCCGTGCAGCAGCTCAGGCGCCTGGCTGACGGTGGCACCGAACGCCGCGCCGAGCGCCTGGTGGCCGAGACACACGCCGAGCAGCGGCTTGCCGGTCGCCACCGCGTACTCGACCATGGCGACCGAGACGCCGGCGTCCTCCGGGGTGCCTGGGCCGGGCGAGACCAGGATGCCGTCGAAGTCGAAAGCCTCCTCCGGGGTCACCTCGTCGTTGCGCCGCACCTCGCAGGCCACACCGAGCTGCTGCAGGTACTGGACCAGGTTGTAAACGAAGCTGTCGTAGTTGTCCACGACGATCACACGTGCCACTGGCGCATTGTGACACGCCGGCGCCGGTTACGACTCCGCACATCTAAGAACTCGGGCCGTTGGCGTGCTTCAGGTCCAGGGTGCCTTCGTAGCCGGGGATCGTCGTGGTGCCGAGCCGCTCGACCTTGTACACCAGCCCGTACGTGTCCACGTACTGCTTGTAGAGCCGGACACCGGGTTCCCTGCCCAGCGCGGCGAGCAGCTTGTCGGTGTCGCCGACGGCGGTGACGGTGAACGGCGGCGAGTAGACCTTGCCGCCGAGCAACAGGGTGTTGCCGACGCAGCGCACCGCGCTGGTGGAGATCAACCGCTGGTCCATCACCTGCACCGCACTCGCGCCACCCACCCACATGGCGTTGACGACGGCCTGCACGTCCTGCTGGTGCACCACCAGGTAGTCAGGGGGCACGCTGCCCGGGTCGCGGCTGCGGGACCGCGGCGCGTCGTCCAGGGAGATCCGCACCGTCTCGCCGGTGACCGGCTCGAGTCCGACGGTCTTGCCCAGGTCGTCCGAGCGGCGCTGCGCCTCGGCGGTGACCTTGTCGTCGCGTGCCCGGGTACGACTCGCGCGGTCGACGTCGCGCTGCAGCTGCTCGACCTGCTTGTCGTACGCCTTGACCTTGCGGTTCTCCTGGTTGACCAGCCCGGACAGCTCCTCCTGCCGGCCACTGCCGACGTCGGACCTGGCGCTGCTCGCGCCGGTGCCGAAGAGCATCCCCGCAACCAGCAGCACCGCCGGTACGGCGTACCGCCACGACAAGCGGTCATCACGTGCCACGCGCACCCTCCCCGTCTGCGCGAACGGTGGGGCCGGTCACCGTGCCCCACCGCGGCGCGGGGCCGAGTGGGCACGGCCCCCCGATCAACAGCTACGCTACCTAGTAAGTGCGGCCGAGGAGAACCTACTGGGTGGAGTTCACTTCGTCGCGCTGTGCAACGTCCCAGGTCGGGGCGGGACGTCACCGGCCGCGGCCTGGTGGGAACCAACGCTAGGAGACCGGATCACATGCCCAAGTCACGCGCCCGCAAGAAGGCGGTCTACACCCCGCCGCAGCGGTCGAAGGCGAAGGAGCCCAGTCCAGCCTGGCTCGTGCCGAGCATGCTCGCCCTGTGGTTCATCGGGGTCGCGTGGATCGTGGTCTACTACGTCGCGGGCGACCAGGTGCCCGGCATGAAGGACCTGGACCGGCTCAACCTGGCCGTCGGGTTCGGCCTGGTCGTCATCGGGTTCATCATGTCCACCAGGTGGCGCTAGCCCGTACCCCGACCCCACGTACCACCGCGCGTCCGGTGCGAGGACGCCGCGGATCAGGGTCTGACCAGGGTGGTTCCCGATGGTCGTGGCCTCGCCGGCCGAGCATGCTTGAGCCATGGACACGACACAGACCAGCTACCAGAACGCAGCTCCAGAGCTTGCGACCACCGCACCTGAAGCCGGAGCAACCGGCAAGTTCCGCCGCTCCCGCGAGCACAAGCTGCTCGGCGGTGTGTGTGGCGGGATCGCAACCAAGTTCAACTTCGACGTCGCCCTGGTCCGCGTCATCGCGGTCATCCTGGCGATCGTCACCAACGGCATCGGCGCACTCGTGTACCTCGCCGCTTGGCTGATCATCCCGGAAGAGGGCAACGACTCCGCTCCACTGGCGAGCGCGCTACGTCGCTGACCCGGCCGACCCGGAACTCACCTACAGGTCCCCCACCCAACTGGGTTCCAGGTTTACGCGGTCAGCGAACGCGGGCCGTGCCCAGTGCCGGGGCACATGGGTACGGCCCGCACACCGGAGGCACGATGGCGAGACTCGGGGCTCGTCCATCGTGCCTTCGGTCTATCCGGCCTCGTTCGGCCTCAGTTATCGGGATCCGTGTTCGGCATCGCCGGCTGGCCGGGATCCGCGTCCGCCCGCTCGGTCGCGGGCGCATGCTTTCCGGCCGTGCCGTTTGTGTTCTCGCTGTGGCCGAAGTCGTCGGCCGGCAGCGAGTAGTAATCGAAGCCGTCCGCGTTCCTGCGCGACCACACCGCGGCGGCGGCGCCACCGGCGACCGCCACCCCCAGCAAGATCAGCAGGGTCTTCCGCACCCGCCGCTTCTTCTTCGGCGGCGGCGGTACGTCCGCACCCCGCAGTGCAGCCACGGCACGGCTGCCGCGAGACTTCGCCTCGTGCAGCGTTGGGCCTGCGGCCTCGGTCGCCTGGTTGACGACGCTCTGCACCCGCGGCACGACCTCGGCGTTGACCGTGTCGACTGCGGTTTCGAGCCGAGGAGCAGCCCAGTCACGCGCCTCGCCTGCCTTGGTGAACGCGAGCTCCTTTGCGGAGCCAAGCCGCGGTGACGCCCAGTCGGACGCAGCACTTGCCCCCTTGGCTGCCGCCTTCTTCGCTCTAGCGCCCTTGGATTTATCCTTCAGGGCCACCGGGAACCTCCCCTGACTACCTGTCGTTTTGCATAGGCCTGGTTCTCGCATCTCCTCGGGTAACCCTCCTCAATAAGGGTTCCCCGGTGTCGTGCGAAGATGCAGACCCAATACCGATCCTTTCACGAACCCCGGAGGGCTGCGTGTCCGACGCGCTCTACGCAACCATGCACACGTCCAAGGGCCAAATCGAGCTCCAGCTGTTCCCCAACCGTGCCCCCAAGACGGTACGTAATTTCGTTGAGTTGGCTGAGGGTAGCAGGGAGTGGCTGAATCCCGAGACACGTGAGAACACCACGGAGCCGCTGTACAGCGGGACGGTCTTCCACCGCGTCATCGACAACTTCATGATCCAAGGCGGCGACCCGCAGGGCGACGGCCGCGGCGGCCCGGGCTACGAATTCGAGGACGAGTTCCACCCTGAGCTCGTCTTCGACAAGAAGTACCTGCTTGCCATGGCGAATGCCGGACCGGGCACCAACGGGTCGCAGTTCTTCATCACCACGGGCGCGCCGCTGCCGCACCTGAACCGGCGGCACACCATCTTCGGCGAGGTGACCGCGGGATTCGACATCGTGGACGCCATCGGCTCCACGGAGACCGACCGGATGGACCGTCCCGTCGACGACGTGATGGTCGAGCAGATCGTGATCGAACGCCGTCCGGCCTGATCCCCTACCGCCAGCGCGATGACAGCAGCAGACGAGCCGACGACCGGCGCGGTGCCGACGTGTTACCGGCACCCCGACCGGGAGACCTATCTGCGCTGTACCCGCTGTGAACGGCCGATCTGCCCGGACTGCATGCGCGAAGCTCCGGTGGGCCAGCAGTGCCCGGAGTGCGTACGCGAAGGGCAGCACACCACCCGTACACCCAGGACCGTGTTCGGCGGCGTCTCCGTGTCGGGCACGACCTGGGTGACCTGGGCGTTCCTGGGCATCAACGTGCTGGTCTACCTCGCCACCCTGGGCGTCGTCGGGCTCGCCGAGCAGCTCGCGGTCTACGGCGTGGGCATCGCGCAGGGCGAGTGGTACCGGGCGCTCACGGGCACGTTCCTGCACACCGCCTGGTGGCACATCCTGGTGAACATGTACGCGCTGTTCATCGTCGGGCCGCACCTCGAGCGGATGCTCGGGCACTGGCGGTTCGCCGTGCTATACCTGGTCTCCGCACTGTCCGGCTCGGCCCTCTCACTGGCCGTCACCGGGCTGGGGACGCTCTCGCTGGGCGCGTCCGGGGCCATCTACGGCCTGTTCGGCGCCGTCTTCATGGTGTTCCGCCGGCTGCGCCTGGACACCCGGTGGATCATCACCACGATCGCCATCAACCTGGTCATCACGTTCATCTTCGTAAACGCGATCGACTGGAAGGGCCACGTCGGTGGCCTGATCGCTGGCGTGCTCGTGGCCGCCGGCTACGCGTACGCGCCGAAGGAGCACCGGCTGCTGGTGCAGCTCGCCGTGCCGGTCGGGCTGCTCCTGGTCGGCGCGGGCGCGGTTCTCATGCGCCTCTGACGCCGAACTACATCCGTGTAAGTAATCCTCAGGCTGTGGAATGCCTTGTGGATAACTATGCGTCACGCTGGGGAGAATCGCTGCGTCGCCCTCCGACTGTGGATCGCGCCGATCTCCCCTCGTCAATCACACTCCGTAATTTCCAAACGGTCCGATTCATACGACATGTCGGACGACCAGCTCTCTCTGGGACAGACCGAGCGGGTCAACCTTAGATACCCTCCGTAGTGGTCGTCCCCAATGTGGACAGGGCCTGTGGGTAAATCACACGGCTGTAA
This genomic interval carries:
- the pknB gene encoding Stk1 family PASTA domain-containing Ser/Thr kinase — encoded protein: MSEPRVLGGRYELGNVVGRGGMAEVHHGRDIRLERDVAVKTLRTDLARDPTFQARFRREAQSAAQLNHPAVVAVYDTGEEMVDSTATPYIVMEYVEGQTLRDVLQDTQRLMPDRALEITAGVLKALSYSHRMGIIHRDIKPANVMLTGSGEIKVMDFGIARSVSDAQATMTQTAQVIGTAQYLSPEQARGEKVDARSDLYSTGCVLYELLTGSPPFSGDSPVSVAYQHVREDPTPPSHLNPDVPPSVDAIVLKALAKNPDNRYANADDMRADLERALGGLPVHATPVLDNDPTEYLGGAAGATALMDPSDDRQPGHRRKKKSRRALLFTLLAFGLVIALILGLAAWGAMQDDEGPRRVAVPDVVGDAVGAATTELKQAGFNVETEEKFSKKVAEGNVISQAPDAKKRATKGSTVTLTVSKGEKQVNVPPLVGKTRRQAVTALEGAGLDVGQVSKTASGKRKGTVLSSDPASGEQVSAGSTVNLVVSSGTIEVPDVVGESEGQAKAELTQGGFRVRTVYQTTSETEAGEVIAQSPEGGTQSAKGSQVTITVAEEPEDEPTDEPTGEPTPSGGSSPSSPCTNPLGCD
- a CDS encoding aminodeoxychorismate/anthranilate synthase component II, with translation MARVIVVDNYDSFVYNLVQYLQQLGVACEVRRNDEVTPEEAFDFDGILVSPGPGTPEDAGVSVAMVEYAVATGKPLLGVCLGHQALGAAFGATVSQAPELLHGKVSQVHHESQGVLGGLPSPFTATRYHSLAVERDTLPGEIEVTGETESGVVMAMRHRDLPLEGVQFHPESALTEHGHLLLANWLISCGDADAVRRARQLPPVLPTASAATG
- a CDS encoding DUF881 domain-containing protein, whose product is MLFGTGASSARSDVGSGRQEELSGLVNQENRKVKAYDKQVEQLQRDVDRASRTRARDDKVTAEAQRRSDDLGKTVGLEPVTGETVRISLDDAPRSRSRDPGSVPPDYLVVHQQDVQAVVNAMWVGGASAVQVMDQRLISTSAVRCVGNTLLLGGKVYSPPFTVTAVGDTDKLLAALGREPGVRLYKQYVDTYGLVYKVERLGTTTIPGYEGTLDLKHANGPSS
- a CDS encoding cell division protein CrgA, with product MPKSRARKKAVYTPPQRSKAKEPSPAWLVPSMLALWFIGVAWIVVYYVAGDQVPGMKDLDRLNLAVGFGLVVIGFIMSTRWR
- a CDS encoding PspC domain-containing protein translates to MDTTQTSYQNAAPELATTAPEAGATGKFRRSREHKLLGGVCGGIATKFNFDVALVRVIAVILAIVTNGIGALVYLAAWLIIPEEGNDSAPLASALRR
- a CDS encoding peptidylprolyl isomerase, yielding MSDALYATMHTSKGQIELQLFPNRAPKTVRNFVELAEGSREWLNPETRENTTEPLYSGTVFHRVIDNFMIQGGDPQGDGRGGPGYEFEDEFHPELVFDKKYLLAMANAGPGTNGSQFFITTGAPLPHLNRRHTIFGEVTAGFDIVDAIGSTETDRMDRPVDDVMVEQIVIERRPA
- a CDS encoding rhomboid family intramembrane serine protease, translated to MTAADEPTTGAVPTCYRHPDRETYLRCTRCERPICPDCMREAPVGQQCPECVREGQHTTRTPRTVFGGVSVSGTTWVTWAFLGINVLVYLATLGVVGLAEQLAVYGVGIAQGEWYRALTGTFLHTAWWHILVNMYALFIVGPHLERMLGHWRFAVLYLVSALSGSALSLAVTGLGTLSLGASGAIYGLFGAVFMVFRRLRLDTRWIITTIAINLVITFIFVNAIDWKGHVGGLIAGVLVAAGYAYAPKEHRLLVQLAVPVGLLLVGAGAVLMRL